A section of the Ciceribacter thiooxidans genome encodes:
- a CDS encoding glycerophosphodiester phosphodiesterase family protein: MIRITSVAASLVIALLWGVNTSLFSRFPEGGAPRLLAHRGQHQIFDREGLTAETCTASRILPPEHALLENTIPSMRAALDAGAAVVELDVHLTPDGSFAVFHDWTLDCRTEASGITEETPMARLKQLDVGYGYTADGGATFPFRGHGIGMMPTLTEVLEALPEGRFLVNFKSRRAEEGETLARLLNSNRTYRAAVFAVYGGGEPTEAAVAAVPGLEGYSARSAKACLVGYLALGWSGYMPEVCRNTLVPVPVNYAFLLWGWPEKFYNRVQAAGSDVILLGAHEKGDTGSAGIDDVETWSMVPVGFPGFIWTNRIEKARAYAEESGFCSGDSGGCRFGTLPSSPVR, from the coding sequence TCGCATCACCTCGGTCGCCGCGTCGCTCGTGATCGCCCTCCTCTGGGGCGTGAACACCAGCCTGTTTTCGCGCTTTCCCGAGGGAGGGGCGCCGCGCTTGCTCGCCCATCGCGGACAACACCAGATCTTCGACCGTGAAGGGCTCACCGCCGAGACCTGCACGGCAAGCCGCATACTTCCCCCAGAACATGCACTCCTCGAAAACACCATTCCGTCGATGCGTGCCGCCTTAGACGCCGGCGCCGCCGTGGTCGAGCTCGACGTGCACCTGACGCCCGACGGCAGCTTCGCCGTCTTCCACGACTGGACGCTCGACTGCCGAACCGAAGCGAGCGGGATCACCGAGGAAACGCCGATGGCGCGACTGAAGCAGTTGGACGTCGGATATGGCTATACCGCCGACGGCGGCGCGACGTTCCCCTTCCGTGGTCATGGGATCGGTATGATGCCGACGCTGACCGAGGTTCTCGAAGCGCTGCCGGAGGGTCGCTTTCTTGTCAACTTCAAGAGCCGCCGCGCCGAGGAGGGCGAGACACTGGCAAGGCTGCTGAATTCAAATCGTACCTATCGCGCGGCGGTGTTTGCCGTCTACGGCGGCGGCGAGCCGACTGAGGCCGCCGTCGCGGCGGTGCCGGGTCTCGAGGGCTACAGCGCCCGGAGTGCGAAGGCATGCCTGGTCGGCTATCTGGCACTCGGCTGGAGCGGCTACATGCCCGAGGTTTGCCGCAACACGCTCGTGCCCGTGCCGGTCAATTACGCCTTCCTGCTGTGGGGCTGGCCGGAAAAATTCTACAACCGCGTGCAGGCGGCCGGCTCCGACGTCATTCTGCTCGGAGCCCACGAGAAAGGCGACACCGGCAGCGCCGGGATCGACGACGTCGAAACGTGGAGCATGGTTCCCGTCGGCTTCCCGGGTTTCATCTGGACCAACCGGATCGAAAAGGCCCGCGCCTATGCGGAGGAGAGCGGCTTCTGTTCCGGGGACAGCGGCGGATGCCGGTTCGGCACCCTGCCCTCCTCTCCGGTCAGATGA
- a CDS encoding universal stress protein yields MAYKTILAVLDTPKDARQITEFSLSIADRFGAHVIGLHAEAIASVPLVAPMEIPDPATVQALQDMAHDETVTIEQFFRDRCAREGVSYEWRSFLSSAGLGAASLVDSARSCDLVIAAQGDESILSESRAELEHFLFESGRPVLLVPYIFKQPKPIKRVLIAWNGSREAARATFDALPFLKGADSVEVFSVEAPEQSGRSTTVAGAEIAATLARHGINVTVSQVASDEMPAPAAIENRLSDSSIDLLVMGAYSHKRWWETLFGGVTRTVLDSMTALTLLSR; encoded by the coding sequence ATGGCGTACAAGACCATTCTCGCTGTCCTGGATACCCCCAAGGACGCGCGGCAAATTACCGAATTCTCCCTCTCCATCGCCGATCGGTTCGGCGCGCACGTTATCGGCCTCCATGCGGAAGCCATTGCCTCCGTACCGCTGGTGGCGCCGATGGAAATTCCGGATCCTGCAACGGTCCAAGCGCTGCAGGACATGGCACACGACGAGACAGTGACGATCGAGCAGTTCTTCCGTGACCGTTGCGCGCGGGAAGGCGTCTCCTACGAGTGGCGAAGTTTCTTGTCCTCCGCCGGCCTCGGCGCCGCCTCGCTGGTCGACAGCGCCCGCAGCTGCGATCTCGTGATCGCCGCCCAGGGAGATGAAAGCATCCTTTCCGAAAGCCGTGCAGAGCTGGAGCACTTCCTGTTCGAGAGCGGCCGGCCCGTCCTGCTCGTCCCCTACATCTTCAAGCAACCGAAACCGATCAAACGCGTTCTGATCGCCTGGAACGGTTCGCGCGAAGCTGCGCGGGCGACGTTCGACGCCCTTCCCTTCCTGAAGGGCGCAGATTCGGTCGAGGTCTTCTCCGTAGAGGCTCCCGAACAGAGCGGTCGCTCCACCACGGTTGCCGGCGCGGAAATCGCCGCCACGCTCGCCCGCCACGGCATAAACGTAACCGTTTCGCAGGTGGCATCGGACGAGATGCCCGCTCCCGCAGCCATCGAAAACCGTCTGTCGGACAGCAGCATCGACCTTCTCGTCATGGGCGCCTACAGCCACAAGCGGTGGTGGGAGACACTCTTCGGCGGCGTGACCCGCACCGTGCTCGATTCGATGACGGCGCTCACGCTCCTCTCCCGCTGA
- a CDS encoding PilZ domain-containing protein produces the protein MDDNRTEPRLRSLKGARIVFNNGFSTMDCMARNLSPGGAKLVLPSTAGIPDSFGLNFEDGKRHNCAVRWRTPTELGVSFED, from the coding sequence ATGGACGACAATAGGACCGAGCCACGCCTGCGCTCGCTCAAGGGAGCGCGCATCGTCTTCAACAACGGTTTCTCGACGATGGACTGTATGGCGCGAAATCTCTCGCCGGGCGGCGCCAAGCTGGTGCTCCCGTCCACCGCAGGCATCCCCGATTCGTTCGGATTGAACTTCGAGGACGGCAAACGTCACAACTGCGCTGTGCGCTGGCGCACGCCGACCGAACTCGGCGTCTCTTTCGAGGATTGA
- the ilvA gene encoding threonine ammonia-lyase yields MTRNDVRAAAEAMREIFPATPLQFNEHLSARLGARIYLKREDLTPVRSYKIRGAFNFFRKVIAAGGGNTTFVCASAGNHAQGFAFVCRHFGVPGVVFMPVTTPQQKIDKTRIFGGEFITIRLFGDIFDQCYAAAREHVEAIGGHMVPPFDDADIIEGQASVAAEVEEQLPEGEKLDLVAIPVGGGGLSSGITGYLSDALPSEGFLLAEPAGAPSLRKSLEAGEVVTLGRVDNFVDGAAVARIGDLNFAALKHFAPEQVQVVPENAICVTITDMLNIEGVVLEPAGALSIAALELLPREVIEGKTVVAIVTGGNFDFERLPDVKERAMRYAGLKKYFILRLPQRPGALRDFLNLLGPDDDIARFEYLKKSARNFGSILIGIETRDRRNFQELVGRFEGAGLGFEDITENEILANLII; encoded by the coding sequence GTGACGCGCAACGACGTGCGGGCGGCCGCAGAAGCCATGCGGGAGATCTTCCCGGCAACTCCCCTGCAGTTCAACGAGCACTTGAGCGCGAGGCTCGGGGCGAGGATTTACCTGAAACGGGAGGATTTGACGCCGGTTCGTTCCTACAAGATCCGCGGTGCCTTCAACTTCTTCCGCAAGGTCATCGCCGCTGGCGGCGGCAATACCACCTTCGTCTGCGCATCCGCCGGCAATCACGCTCAGGGCTTCGCCTTCGTCTGCCGCCATTTCGGCGTACCGGGCGTGGTCTTCATGCCGGTGACCACCCCGCAGCAGAAGATCGACAAGACCCGCATCTTCGGCGGAGAATTCATCACCATCCGCCTCTTCGGCGATATCTTCGACCAGTGCTATGCGGCTGCCCGTGAACACGTGGAGGCGATCGGCGGTCATATGGTGCCGCCGTTCGACGATGCCGACATCATCGAGGGGCAGGCGAGCGTCGCCGCCGAGGTCGAGGAGCAATTGCCGGAGGGTGAAAAGCTCGATCTCGTCGCCATCCCGGTCGGCGGGGGCGGTCTGTCTTCCGGGATTACCGGCTATCTCTCCGACGCCTTGCCATCGGAAGGCTTTCTGCTTGCCGAACCGGCCGGAGCGCCAAGCCTCAGGAAGAGTCTCGAGGCCGGTGAGGTCGTGACGCTTGGCAGGGTCGACAATTTCGTCGACGGCGCGGCCGTTGCACGGATCGGTGATCTCAATTTTGCGGCCTTGAAGCACTTCGCGCCCGAACAGGTGCAGGTGGTGCCGGAAAATGCGATCTGCGTCACGATCACCGATATGCTGAACATCGAAGGCGTGGTGCTGGAGCCGGCAGGTGCGCTGTCGATTGCCGCCCTCGAACTGCTGCCGCGCGAGGTGATCGAAGGTAAAACCGTGGTGGCGATCGTCACCGGCGGCAATTTCGACTTCGAACGCTTGCCGGACGTCAAGGAACGGGCGATGCGCTATGCGGGACTGAAAAAGTACTTCATCCTTCGGCTGCCACAGCGACCCGGTGCCTTGCGTGATTTCCTGAACCTGCTTGGCCCCGACGACGACATCGCGCGCTTCGAATACCTGAAGAAGTCGGCGCGCAACTTCGGCTCCATCCTGATCGGCATCGAGACGAGAGACCGGCGGAATTTCCAGGAGCTCGTCGGCCGTTTCGAAGGGGCGGGGCTCGGTTTCGAGGACATCACGGAGAACGAAATCCTCGCCAACCTCATCATCTGA
- a CDS encoding competence/damage-inducible protein A, whose protein sequence is MTDDIKTAAMLAIGDELLSGRTKDKNIGHLADVLTLAGVDLKEVRIVGDEEDAIVEALNALRARYDYVFTSGGIGPTHDDITADAVARAFGVPCTHEAEAMRLLGEMYARRNMEFSAARQRMARMPEGSRHIPNPVSTAPGFIIGNVYVMAGVPQVFQAMVDNVIATLPAGTRVLSRVVRCPYGEGDIGTALAVVQGAHPSTSIGSYPKFDGERFSTELVVRSRDEIALDAAASAISAMIEKIAEQKQTVQAERGHPAEPV, encoded by the coding sequence ATGACCGATGACATCAAGACGGCCGCCATGCTCGCGATCGGCGACGAACTGCTCTCCGGCAGGACGAAGGACAAGAATATCGGCCATCTCGCGGATGTTCTGACGCTTGCCGGGGTCGACCTGAAGGAGGTCCGCATTGTCGGTGACGAGGAAGACGCGATCGTCGAGGCGCTCAATGCGCTGCGTGCGCGGTACGACTACGTTTTCACCTCGGGCGGAATCGGTCCCACTCACGACGACATCACTGCCGATGCCGTCGCGAGGGCATTCGGAGTTCCCTGCACGCACGAGGCCGAAGCGATGCGACTGCTCGGCGAGATGTATGCGCGCAGAAACATGGAATTCAGCGCGGCGCGCCAGCGTATGGCACGGATGCCGGAGGGAAGCCGTCACATTCCCAACCCGGTATCGACAGCACCCGGATTCATCATCGGCAACGTCTACGTGATGGCCGGCGTCCCGCAGGTCTTCCAGGCCATGGTCGACAACGTAATTGCCACGCTGCCCGCCGGTACCCGTGTCCTCTCGCGGGTTGTCCGCTGCCCCTACGGCGAGGGCGATATCGGGACGGCGCTCGCCGTGGTACAGGGCGCTCACCCTTCGACCAGCATCGGCTCCTATCCCAAGTTCGACGGCGAGCGGTTCTCGACCGAACTTGTCGTGCGCTCGCGAGACGAGATCGCCCTCGACGCAGCGGCATCTGCGATCTCGGCGATGATCGAGAAAATCGCTGAACAAAAACAGACGGTTCAGGCGGAGCGAGGACACCCGGCCGAGCCAGTCTGA
- the gpt gene encoding xanthine phosphoribosyltransferase — MSLPDKAFPVSWDQFHRDARALAWRLAGLNQEFRAIVCITRGGLVPAAIISRELNIRLIETVCIASYHDYASQGEMNVLKGITADLTENGGEGVLVVDDLTDTGKTASEVRAMLPKAHFACVYAKPKGVPTVDTFVTEVSQDTWIYFPWDMGFTYQEPIAKGHRG; from the coding sequence ATGTCCCTCCCCGATAAAGCCTTTCCCGTTTCCTGGGATCAGTTCCATCGCGATGCCCGCGCGCTTGCCTGGCGCCTCGCCGGCCTCAACCAGGAGTTCCGCGCGATCGTGTGCATCACGCGTGGAGGGCTTGTTCCTGCCGCGATCATCTCGCGCGAGCTCAATATCCGCCTCATCGAGACGGTCTGTATCGCCTCTTACCATGACTACGCGAGCCAGGGCGAGATGAACGTCCTGAAGGGGATAACGGCCGATCTGACGGAGAACGGCGGAGAGGGCGTGCTCGTCGTCGACGACCTGACGGACACGGGAAAGACCGCTTCCGAGGTGCGGGCGATGCTGCCAAAGGCGCATTTTGCCTGTGTTTACGCCAAGCCAAAGGGAGTCCCGACGGTCGACACGTTCGTGACCGAGGTCAGCCAGGACACCTGGATCTATTTCCCCTGGGACATGGGCTTCACTTATCAGGAACCAATCGCCAAGGGCCACAGGGGCTGA
- a CDS encoding TrkH family potassium uptake protein, which produces MNVSLFRFSIYIAAICGLYLSTAMLVPAMVDLYYGHSDWQIFALCAFMVGGLSLMTAMATRCPPPVFTKRLGFLLVNLLWTVFSVVGALPILLSGQVTGFAQALFESVSAVTTTGSTVMAGLDHMPPGLLLWRSLLQWLGGIGIVALGLFVLPFLRVGGMSFFKMESSDIADKPFARLANFTRAFFAIYLGITLLCTIAYDFGGMSHFDAINHALTTVATGGFSTHDASFGYFRSGLLLWISTFFMTVCSLPFSILIVFIVRGRLDSLRDPQIGVFIAYLSAFSVATAVYNHFANDVEFASALTHSFFNFSSVLSTTGYASQDYTQWGPFVVMAAFFATFMGGCSGSTAGGIKSYRFVILANIVTIGLRKLVYPNAVYSVRYGSQTVDADTQRTVFLFFSAYLFLWVVGSMAMSVFGYDLLTSTSSVITALSNVGPGVGEVVGPAGNFSTMNEPALYVLSLMMLLGRLEVLTVLVLLMPTFWRG; this is translated from the coding sequence TTGAACGTCAGCCTTTTCCGCTTCTCGATATACATCGCCGCCATCTGCGGTCTTTATCTGTCGACGGCGATGCTCGTCCCCGCGATGGTAGATCTCTACTACGGCCATTCCGACTGGCAGATCTTCGCGCTCTGCGCGTTCATGGTGGGCGGCCTGTCGCTCATGACGGCAATGGCCACGCGCTGTCCGCCCCCCGTCTTCACGAAGCGGCTCGGCTTTCTGCTCGTCAACCTGCTGTGGACGGTCTTTTCGGTGGTCGGCGCGCTGCCGATCCTGCTTTCGGGGCAGGTCACCGGTTTCGCCCAGGCTCTGTTCGAATCGGTTTCGGCGGTCACGACCACCGGCTCCACCGTGATGGCCGGGCTTGACCATATGCCACCGGGCCTCCTGCTCTGGCGCTCGCTGCTGCAATGGCTCGGCGGCATCGGCATCGTGGCCCTGGGCCTGTTCGTGTTGCCGTTCCTGCGTGTCGGCGGCATGTCCTTCTTCAAGATGGAATCGTCCGACATCGCCGACAAACCGTTCGCGCGTCTTGCGAACTTCACCCGCGCCTTCTTCGCGATCTATCTCGGGATAACGCTGCTCTGTACGATTGCTTACGACTTCGGCGGAATGAGCCACTTCGATGCGATCAATCATGCACTGACGACGGTCGCCACCGGCGGCTTCTCGACCCACGACGCCTCGTTCGGCTATTTCAGAAGCGGTCTCCTGCTGTGGATCTCCACCTTCTTCATGACCGTCTGCAGCCTGCCGTTCTCGATTCTGATCGTCTTCATCGTGCGGGGGCGCCTCGACTCTTTGCGCGATCCGCAGATCGGCGTCTTCATCGCCTATCTCAGCGCCTTTTCGGTCGCGACTGCAGTCTACAACCACTTTGCGAACGATGTGGAGTTCGCGTCGGCACTCACCCATTCCTTCTTCAATTTCTCTTCGGTCCTGTCGACGACCGGCTATGCCAGTCAGGATTACACCCAGTGGGGGCCTTTCGTCGTGATGGCCGCATTCTTCGCCACCTTCATGGGCGGATGTTCCGGCTCGACCGCCGGCGGGATCAAGTCCTACCGCTTCGTCATCCTCGCCAACATCGTGACGATCGGATTGCGAAAGCTCGTCTATCCCAACGCCGTCTACTCCGTCCGCTACGGCAGCCAGACCGTGGATGCCGATACCCAGCGTACGGTCTTCCTGTTCTTCAGCGCCTACCTGTTCCTGTGGGTCGTCGGCTCGATGGCGATGAGCGTATTCGGATACGACCTGCTGACGTCGACGTCCTCGGTGATCACCGCTCTCTCGAACGTAGGTCCGGGGGTCGGCGAAGTCGTAGGTCCCGCCGGCAATTTCTCGACGATGAACGAACCCGCACTGTACGTTCTGTCGCTGATGATGTTGCTCGGACGTCTCGAGGTCCTGACCGTCCTCGTGCTCCTGATGCCGACCTTCTGGCGCGGCTGA
- the wrbA gene encoding NAD(P)H:quinone oxidoreductase type IV, which translates to MAKVLVLYYSSYGHIETMAYAVAEGAKSAGAEVTVKRVPELVPEDVARSSHFKLDQKAEIAKVDELAEYDAIIVGAGTRFGTVASQMRNFWDQTGSLWFNGTLVGKVGSVFTSSATQHGGQESTILGFIPTLLHHGMVVAGLPYAFQGQMGVEAVKGGSPYGASTITDGDGSRQPSEVELEAARYQGVHVARIATKLA; encoded by the coding sequence GTGGCAAAGGTCCTGGTTCTTTACTATTCGTCGTACGGCCATATCGAAACCATGGCGTACGCCGTTGCAGAAGGCGCGAAGTCGGCCGGTGCAGAGGTGACCGTCAAGCGGGTACCGGAGCTCGTTCCGGAAGACGTTGCAAGATCCTCCCATTTCAAGCTCGACCAGAAGGCCGAGATTGCCAAGGTCGATGAACTTGCCGAGTACGATGCAATCATTGTCGGCGCGGGTACGCGATTCGGCACCGTCGCCTCGCAGATGCGCAATTTCTGGGATCAGACCGGTAGCCTCTGGTTCAATGGCACGCTGGTCGGCAAGGTCGGCTCGGTCTTCACCTCTTCCGCCACCCAGCATGGCGGCCAGGAATCGACCATCCTCGGATTCATTCCGACCCTCCTGCACCATGGCATGGTGGTCGCGGGATTGCCCTATGCCTTCCAGGGACAGATGGGCGTCGAGGCGGTGAAGGGCGGATCGCCCTACGGCGCCTCCACCATCACGGACGGCGATGGCTCGCGCCAGCCTTCGGAAGTCGAGCTCGAGGCCGCTCGTTACCAAGGTGTGCATGTGGCACGCATCGCGACCAAGCTCGCCTGA
- a CDS encoding M10 family metallopeptidase: MSRSLNSVDAFEMHERSYDLQVTDAGSRSASHASSTDEDGSDQVNDVFAAFSTSFAGTVTKAALPVFTNDQIASYLTDGYWNSQGASWRAFDVNAGGTITVNITALTASGQQFAKWALAAWTAASGLKFSYTTGSAKITFDDAGSHEAWSSSTTSGNTIISSEVNISTDWINYYGLTKDTYSMQTYIHEIGHALGLGHAGPYNGNATYGVDNAYLNDSWQATIMSYFSQDDNTYVDASFAWIITPMIADVLAIRDLYGTTAINSGNTTYNYSSFANGDPIAATIVDTGGVDTIDFSWVKVAQRIDLNPETYSDTAGLVGNLGIARGTIIENAIGGSGNDRIYGNAAANVLTGGAGNDVLDGRGGADTLNGGTGNDIYVMSDRGDKIIDAGGVDKIHASVSISLGSYTSVENLILTGSGNINGLGNGLANILKGNGGNNVLNGAGGNDTISGGLGADRLYGGVGNDKLMGGAGADAFVFNTTLNSSRNVDTITDFSVADDTIWLENAVFKALTTTGTLASSAFFASTAGVAHDSNDRIIYETDTGNLYYDSNGSAAGGRVLFAHLKAGLALTYQDFHVI, encoded by the coding sequence ATGTCAAGGAGCCTGAATAGCGTTGATGCTTTCGAGATGCATGAACGCAGCTATGACCTGCAGGTCACGGACGCCGGCTCCCGTTCGGCAAGCCACGCGTCTTCGACCGATGAGGACGGGTCCGACCAGGTAAACGATGTGTTTGCCGCCTTCTCGACCTCGTTTGCCGGAACCGTCACGAAGGCCGCGCTGCCGGTCTTCACCAACGACCAGATTGCCTCCTATCTGACGGACGGCTACTGGAATTCGCAAGGTGCGAGCTGGCGCGCGTTCGACGTCAACGCCGGCGGCACCATCACCGTCAATATCACGGCCTTGACGGCATCTGGCCAGCAGTTCGCCAAATGGGCGCTCGCGGCGTGGACCGCCGCCTCGGGGCTGAAGTTCTCCTACACGACAGGCTCCGCAAAGATCACCTTCGACGATGCCGGCAGTCACGAGGCGTGGTCGAGCTCTACGACCAGTGGCAACACGATCATTTCGTCCGAGGTCAACATCTCGACCGACTGGATCAACTACTACGGTCTGACGAAAGACACCTACTCGATGCAGACCTACATTCACGAGATCGGGCATGCGCTCGGCCTCGGACACGCAGGTCCCTATAACGGAAATGCTACCTACGGAGTCGACAACGCTTACCTGAATGATTCCTGGCAGGCGACGATCATGTCGTACTTCTCCCAGGACGATAACACCTACGTCGATGCGAGCTTCGCCTGGATCATCACGCCGATGATCGCCGACGTACTGGCAATCCGCGATCTTTACGGCACGACTGCCATCAATTCTGGAAATACGACGTATAATTACAGCTCTTTCGCAAACGGTGACCCCATTGCGGCGACGATCGTTGATACCGGCGGCGTGGACACCATCGATTTCAGTTGGGTGAAGGTCGCGCAGCGGATCGATCTCAATCCCGAGACTTATTCCGATACCGCCGGACTTGTCGGCAATCTCGGTATCGCCCGCGGAACGATCATCGAAAACGCGATCGGTGGTTCGGGCAACGACAGGATCTATGGCAATGCAGCGGCGAACGTTCTGACCGGCGGCGCGGGGAACGATGTCCTTGATGGCCGCGGTGGGGCGGATACCCTAAATGGCGGTACCGGAAACGATATCTATGTTATGTCGGACAGGGGGGACAAGATTATTGACGCGGGTGGCGTGGACAAGATTCATGCGTCAGTCAGTATATCGCTGGGATCCTACACCTCCGTCGAAAACCTCATCCTCACCGGCTCCGGAAACATCAACGGCTTAGGAAACGGGCTGGCGAACATTCTGAAAGGCAACGGAGGCAACAACGTCCTGAACGGTGCTGGCGGTAACGACACCATCAGTGGCGGTTTAGGCGCCGACCGGCTTTACGGTGGAGTCGGCAACGACAAATTGATGGGTGGAGCCGGCGCGGATGCGTTTGTCTTCAACACGACGCTGAACTCGTCGAGAAACGTCGACACGATCACCGATTTCTCGGTCGCGGATGATACGATCTGGCTCGAAAACGCGGTGTTCAAGGCACTGACAACGACCGGAACGCTCGCTTCCTCCGCCTTCTTCGCCAGCACCGCAGGTGTCGCTCACGATTCCAACGACCGGATCATCTACGAGACCGACACCGGCAACCTCTATTATGACTCGAACGGCAGTGCCGCCGGCGGCAGGGTGTTGTTCGCACACCTGAAGGCTGGCCTGGCGCTGACCTACCAAGACTTTCATGTGATCTAA